The DNA window TTTACGTTGCTAGTGGGAATCCCGCTGGGAACCAATGAGTTTGCACTAGACACTACAGTTGCTAGTTTTTTAGTATTTGTTGGTGTTGGGATTGGAATTGGCAGCTTAGTTGGTTTTGAAATTTCCTACCTTACACAACGTTTTGACTTGCCATTAGTAGAACAATCACTTACGCTTGTTTCTGCTTACGGCACTTATTTGATAACAGAAGAGTTGGGTGGTTCTGGTGTAATTGGGGTTGTCACGGTTGGCGTGATTTTGGGTAACTTTGGCTCTCGCATTGGCATGAACCCGCGCACCCGGTTATTGGTGTCTGAATTTTGGGAATTTTTAGCATTTTTTGTCAATTCGATCGTTTTTCTTTTGATTGGCGATCAAATCCACTACTCCCGTCTGGTAGAGAATTTTAGTCTGATTGCAGTGACAATTGGGGCGGTATTGGTAACGCGAGCAGTTGCTATCTATGGACTCAGTGCCTTGAGCAATTGGTTAGTTAAATCTCAAATAGGTTGGCGAGATCAAACAATACTTTGGTGGGGTGGCTTAAGAGGTTCAGTTTCAATTGCCTTGGCGATAAGCGTGCCCATTATCTTGCCAGGAAGAGACGAAATTATTGATATGGTGTTTGGCGTTGTGTTGTTTACTTTGTTAGTTCAAGGTTTGACAACTAAGTGGTTTTTGGAAAGATTAGGACTGGTTGGAGATCAGCCGATACGCCAGCAATATTCAGAGGCAATTGCCCGTCGCATCGCCTTAAATCGAGTGTTGAATTATTTATTGGAAGCTGGCAAAGAATCGGAAATCGATCCGGAGTTTTATCGTTACGAGTTAAATCTGGTGCAAGGACAACTCAAAAGTATTGAGGAGGAAATTGAGAAGCTGCAAAATCAATATCCTGAGTTGCGATCGCTTAATATGCAACAACTGCGAGAAAAACTCTTAGATATTGAAGCCGACACCTACGCTGAACTTATCCGTGCAGGACGTTTGAATAATCAACTATCGCCCGTATTGCAGGAAATCCTAGCTGAATCCACGGAGGATGAAAGGTAATAAAATGGGGTACGATCGCACCCCAAACAAAACCATTTTTACCCTTTTTTCTTCCCGCTTTGTGGTTTGTTTCTAAAATCGAATCAGCACCATAATTCTTGCTGCTTTTTCTTCATACTCTTAACGTGACGCATGACAACTGCAAAAGGATTGATGCCGTGTAATATTAGCAAACTCATCCAGCAAATTGCCTTAATTTTACTAAAAGCTGTAGGTCGAGTTAACCACTCGTAAATTGCAATTCTAGCTTCATCTAGAAATCCGTAATACTCTTGTAAAATCGGAGAATCATGAAACACTGGCGCTTTTATTCCATGAACGCCGCTTACCATGTATCTTCCCATCTGGATTCTTTCTAGTTGAGCAACCTCACGATGGTATAAATCGTGATAATGAATCCGAATATTTCGGACTTTCACAGGCTCTTTCCTTACTTTAATCGGAATTAAGCTAATACAGCCAAGTTTCTTCTTTAATCTGACAACTAGAGGATTTGTTGTGCATACTGCTAAACACAACCTTACCCACGCGATATGATATCGAAATAAAGAAAATTTGTGTTGATTATCAAGATCAAAATATTTTTGATTAACTTGACTCGCACCTACGGTTAACTCGTAGTTCATATCACTAGGGGCTAGAAACTGCTCCTTTAATAATAGGAACGAATAATAAGGAACTTCGGTAGTATCGGTCTGAAATTCCAGACACTCTTTTAATCGGCGCTTTAAGTTGCATTGATATTGATAAAAAATGGTTGCTTCTAAGCGATCGCGTCTTTTATAAATAACATAACCGCGTAACAATATTTGCTTCAGGCGACGCTCAAAACGCGGATCTCTGTTAGCAGTTGTCTTCATCAACAACGCCATAGCCAAAGCCTCTTTTTGCCGCTTCGAGAGTTGTTCCATAGCTTTTCCTGAAAAATATATTTTCCTTTCAGGTAAGATATTGTAGGTGTATCTCCCTATGGCAAAGACGCACTAATTACGACTAAAGTTGCAGTTATACGGGTGATTGTGCAAATTTCTGGAGCGCCTGGAGTGATTCATTTCTCAAAACGCGATCGCATTTTGGGGAAAGGTGCGATCGCCTCTACACAAACAAAGTCCGTTTTCAAAGAAGGATCTTTATGACATCGAATCAAAATGTTGAAGAAATTAAAGCCATGATCTTCCAGCTACCAGTGGAGGAACTTGTAGCACTGATGGCAGATATTGAAGAAAGAGTGGAAACCGTTACGATGATGCAGCTGGCAGAAACAGGTTTTCAGGAGTGGAACGACCCAGAGGAAGATATCTATAATGACGAAGCCTAAGCCAGCACAAGTGTGGTTGGTGCGCTTCCCATTTAGCGATCTAACTGCCACAAAAGTTAGACCAGCTCTTGTTTTAGCAGTTCATAGAGAAGAGTTGATTATTTTGGGTATTTTCTCAAAAATGCCTGTCGATGCTTTGCGTGAAACTTGGGTTGTGATTGAAGAAGACCATCCGGAGTTTTTACAAGTAGGTCTGAAAAAAACATCTTTGATTAGGGCTGATAAGATTGCAACTGTCCATGAATCAGTATTTCAGAGGCAGTTGGGAATTTTACCATCAGACATACTGATGTTAGTACACGAAGCGCTGAAAAAGGCTCTTTGTATTTTTTAAAGTCTCGTTAAATTAAACATGAAAAAATATGTTTGTGTATTTCATAACTTTAATAAATTTGCTGTTTCTTGCGGAGTTACTAAAGTATTCGCACACAAAATTCCCGAAGCAGCAACAGCGGGAACGCCAATTCCTGGCATTGTGCTATCCCCCACGCGATACAATCCCGAAATCGGCGTTTGTGTGCCTGGAAATATCCCTTTACCAGCTGCAATTGCCGGGCCATATGTTCCCTGATAGCGGCGTAAGTAGTAAGCGTGAGTTAACGGTGTGCCAATAAGTTCTAATACAATGCGATCGCGTATATCCGGAATCACTCTCTCTAATGCACGGAATAGAGATTGCGATCGCTCTTTTTTCCTCTCCTCATACCCTTCATCTCGCCGCCATCCCTCATAAGGTTCCAACGTGTAGGCGTGAACTACATGATGTCCCCCTGGTGCAAGATTAGCATCCCACACCGACGGGATAGAAATCATGCAAGCATTCCCCGGTTCGGTAATATCTTTACTCGCATCGTGAACTACCACATGATGTCCCGTTAGATTTTCCAAACCCTCAGCACGGATGCCTAAATGTAAGTGCATGAAGCTATCAACCGCCGGGGTTTCTAAAGACTGCTGACGATAAGATTGCGGCAAATCTTCGGGGCGCAATAACTTAGTATAAGTATCCCAAAGAGTAGCATTAGAAATTACTACGGGCGCGTTAATAACTTCATCATTTTTTAACTTAACGCCTGTTACTTTTCCCGATTGAATTAGTATTTGCTCAACATGAGCGTTCAATTTTAATTCCCCATCCCAACGCTTTAAACCGCGCACCAAAGCATCCACAATTGCGCCACTTCCCCCAACAGGATACTCGACACCGGCGCGAGAACGTTCCCCCAACATAAATGCCACCTCTGGGGCAATTGTACCGTGTGCCTTAAGACCAGAAAGTAGAAAACATTCCAAGTTAATTAAGCGCCGCACCCAAGGATCTCGCACCTCTCGATCCATCACATCGCCAACAGAACCTTGGACGATTCTCAGATGCGGTAGCAGTTTCAATACAGATGGTAAATATTGCCCCAAAATTACTGGTATTATCTGCCAATCTGCTCTCAAAGCAATGGTAGGAATCCCCCGCAGCGATTCGTAAAGAGGTAGTAGACGTTTTTCAAATTGTTCTAATTCTCTTGCACCTTGAGGCGTAATTTCAGCAACAGCTTGCCGATACCGTTCAGCATTACTGTAAACGGGAAAAGTGCCTTCAGGAAAGTGATAGTGACCCATAGGATCGTAGCGAACAGCTTGCAACGACTCTCCCAGAACTTCTAACACTTGCTGTAATGGATTTAGACCGCTTTCAGGGGTGAGTCCGCAATAAAATGAGGGGCCAGAGTCAAAATGAAATCCCTGCCGCGAGAAACTGTGTGCAGCACCACCAGCGATCGCGTGACTTTCGCACACTAGCACTCGTTTTCCGTAACGGGCAAGTAACGCCCCTGCGGTTAATCCGCCAATTCCGCTACCGATAACAATTACATCGAAACTCATTTTTTGGTAATTTCTATTTGATTTATAAAAACTATTTCTTTTGAACAACCGCCGAAATACTGAGACTATAGAGGAAGAGACAAGAGCTGATTTTTTAAAGAAATTTGATTGATTTAGGAGTATCCTTTAGATTATTTTATTAATAGCTTGTGGAGCAGCTCTTTATGGTATGGCACAATCCAGAAACCAGATTACTAACAATTGCTAAACTTCTTTGTTCAGATAATACACATGATGGAGAAAGAAACCCATATCAGAGAGGCTTTTCCAGAGGAAGATTCTCTAATTGCTCAACATTTTTATCAAATGTGGCTGGATAATCATGTTCCTTCTGATTCTATTGAGTCTGACTGGCTCAACATTACGCTCCAGTTTATAGAAGGCGCTCGAAAAGAGGGATGCTACAAAGCTTTTGTGGCGGAGATTGATGGGAGAGCGATCGCTTCAGCAAGTTGTCAGCTGTTTGCTGGTCTTTACCCGCATATCCTCAAACCGGAATCTCGCAAATATGGATACATCTGGGGAGTTTACGTTGAACCGCCTCACCGCAGACAGGGACTTGCCAAGAAACTTACGCTTTGTGCGATCGACCATCTAAAATCGCTTAACTGCACAAGGGTTATCCTACACGCCTCCCCACCAGGTAAGCCAGTCTACTCTAGTCTTGGCTTTAGCGAAAGTAATGAGATGCGGTTGGATTTGCTGTAATTAAAGAGACGTATCCTTGCGAAGCGGCACACGATCTCTACCCTATCTCCTCTGAAAAAGGGTGTACAAAATTCCAGCGGTGTTTGCGAAAAATAACAACCCTGACCGACTTTCACCTCAGAACGTGGTTGGGATCTGGCAGAAGATGGGCACTGGCTCATTTCGATGACGGAGGCGGTCTATTTTAACTGTCTCAGCAATTGCAATGCCTTTTGAGAGTCAGCGGTTAATCCTTGCTCGGAGAAAAGTCGCGCAGATGCTTGTAAATCCTCAATTGCGCCTCTAGCATCGCCGGTTTCGTAGCGCAGCAGCCCCCGGTTGCCATAAGCTTTAGCAAAGTTGGGAGAAATAGAGATCGCCTCGGTATAGTCGGCAATGGCTGCTTGAGGATTGCCTATTTGCTGACGAGCGATCGCTCGATTGTAGTAAGCTGCTGCATTGTTGGGATCGCGCTGGATGGCTTGATCATAATCCGCGATCGCTTCCTTGATATTTCCCAGCCGCCGCCGGACAATCCCGCGATTGTAATAAGCTTCTACTAGATTAGGGTTCAGACCCAGAGCCTTCGTAAAATCAGCGATCGCTTCCTGGGTTTCTCCCAGTTGAACGCGAGCATTCCCCCGATTCACGTAGGCGGTGGCATCCCTAGGCTGAAGCTGAATCGCTTTGCTGTAGTCCTCAACGGCTCCTCTAGGATTTCCTAGGGCACTGCGAGCGTTCCCCCGGTTGTAATAAGCGATCGCATTTTTCTGGTCGAGATTCAGCGCCTTGGTGTAATCCTCAATTGCTTCCCCATACTTTTTTTGGTCGGCATAAACTACACCCCGATTGAGGTAGGCATCGGCATTCTGGGGATTTCGCTTTAGCAACTCCGTGTAATCTGCGATCGCTCCCTGATTATCTCCTAGCTTCCGCCTTGCCAACCCTCGGCTGTAGTAGGCTTTAGTCAGGTTGGCATCCTGGCGAATTGCAGCGGTGAAATCATTGAAAGCGCCGCTATAGTTTTCTTGGTTATACTTCTCCATCCCCCGATTGAATAATTCCTCTGCACTCGACTGAGCCACTATAAGAGTGCTAGGGAAAGAGTGCTGAGGAAAGAGTAGGGGCTGAGCCTGTGCATAGATAGCTGTCGTCCCTCCACTAAGTAAGGCGGCAGTTCCTATAACGGTGATAGCTTTATATCTGTAGTGCATCGCTTCATTACTAGAAATTACGGAATTAAGTAACTCGGTGAAAATAAACATAACTCAATAAGCCCGTTTATCGTTGATTGTTCATGGTAATTTTCAATTTTCCATGAGCGATAAACAGTCCTATCCGTTAAGTTTATTTATCCCAATCTACTTAGACGCTCATCAAGTAAAAGCTCACAAACGTTAGCTGAAAACCTTCCTAACTCTACTCAGTCCTCACTCTACTTAGCCCTCACCACTCTGAAAGCTGTAGATTTTCTGGGTTTCTAACTGATGGCAAACTGACGAAGGCAGGGTACTTGCGGGGAAGTTCTGCCGGTCTAGCTGGATTTGTAAGCCTGTCAGGGGGTCTATTCCAGTCGAAACCATAAATTCTAGATATTGCAACTGAGGCCACGCGCTCAAAGCATCCAGAATTTGCGCGATCGCTCGCACATAAGGATGTCCTGTCTGCTGATACCAATCCGGTGACGCCAGATTGGGTTGGTCAAAACCTAAGTGAACGGTTAACGATGGCGTGCCGAACAGAGCGATCCCAACAGGTCGCGTTTCTTCCTGCAACAACAAATCGTGAGTTTTTGCCAAATGCCGTAGTTTCTCTAATCGTTCGTAGCGCTTCGTGACTGACTCCGGCTCATCCTGCCAGTGCAGCGCTACGGTGATTAAATACGTCTGCAACAGCATATGACCCAGCTTTTTCGCTTTGGTCGCTAGATAGATGGAATTATAATCATTCGCCTCAATCAACAGCGGCACCCGATCCACCACCTCTAAGCCATAACCTTTTAAACCTGCAATTTTGCGGGGATTATTCGTAATCAGGCGAATTTTTTTCACTCCCAAATCGTTGAGAATTTGCGCCCCCACCCCGTAATCCCGCAAGTCAGCAGGGAAACCTAAGCGCTCGTTTGCTTCGACGGTATCCAGCCCCATGTCTTGCAACGAGTATGCTTTCAATTTATTAACCAGCCCAATTCCCCGTCCTTCTTGGCGCAGGTAAACCACAACCCCCGACCCGGCATTCTGAATCATTTTCAGCGCCGCTTGCAACTGCATGCGGCAGTCGCAGCGCATAGAACCCAAAGCGTCACCCGTGAGGCATTCCGAGTGCATCCGCACCATCACTGAGTGGTCTGAGAACTCGGCTGGGTCTCCCTTGACAATTGCGACGTGTTCGGATTGATCCAGGCTGTTGCGGTAGGCGTAAATTTGAAAATTCCCAAACTG is part of the Coleofasciculus sp. FACHB-T130 genome and encodes:
- a CDS encoding Na+/H+ antiporter; translation: MAIETTLDEASIKQSLEQFLLVLSISLSVATLSRIFSWLRQIPYTLLLVIVGLFLAFVDVRLVNLSPELILEIFLPPLLFEAAWNIRWRDLKDDIFPVTLFAIVGVIISVVGIAFPLNWLTGLPLTTALLVGACLSATDPVSVVALFRELGAGKRLTMLMEGESLFNDGVAVVAFTLLVGIPLGTNEFALDTTVASFLVFVGVGIGIGSLVGFEISYLTQRFDLPLVEQSLTLVSAYGTYLITEELGGSGVIGVVTVGVILGNFGSRIGMNPRTRLLVSEFWEFLAFFVNSIVFLLIGDQIHYSRLVENFSLIAVTIGAVLVTRAVAIYGLSALSNWLVKSQIGWRDQTILWWGGLRGSVSIALAISVPIILPGRDEIIDMVFGVVLFTLLVQGLTTKWFLERLGLVGDQPIRQQYSEAIARRIALNRVLNYLLEAGKESEIDPEFYRYELNLVQGQLKSIEEEIEKLQNQYPELRSLNMQQLREKLLDIEADTYAELIRAGRLNNQLSPVLQEILAESTEDER
- a CDS encoding type II toxin-antitoxin system PemK/MazF family toxin — protein: MTKPKPAQVWLVRFPFSDLTATKVRPALVLAVHREELIILGIFSKMPVDALRETWVVIEEDHPEFLQVGLKKTSLIRADKIATVHESVFQRQLGILPSDILMLVHEALKKALCIF
- a CDS encoding NAD(P)/FAD-dependent oxidoreductase, yielding MSFDVIVIGSGIGGLTAGALLARYGKRVLVCESHAIAGGAAHSFSRQGFHFDSGPSFYCGLTPESGLNPLQQVLEVLGESLQAVRYDPMGHYHFPEGTFPVYSNAERYRQAVAEITPQGARELEQFEKRLLPLYESLRGIPTIALRADWQIIPVILGQYLPSVLKLLPHLRIVQGSVGDVMDREVRDPWVRRLINLECFLLSGLKAHGTIAPEVAFMLGERSRAGVEYPVGGSGAIVDALVRGLKRWDGELKLNAHVEQILIQSGKVTGVKLKNDEVINAPVVISNATLWDTYTKLLRPEDLPQSYRQQSLETPAVDSFMHLHLGIRAEGLENLTGHHVVVHDASKDITEPGNACMISIPSVWDANLAPGGHHVVHAYTLEPYEGWRRDEGYEERKKERSQSLFRALERVIPDIRDRIVLELIGTPLTHAYYLRRYQGTYGPAIAAGKGIFPGTQTPISGLYRVGDSTMPGIGVPAVAASGILCANTLVTPQETANLLKL
- a CDS encoding GNAT family N-acetyltransferase, whose protein sequence is MMEKETHIREAFPEEDSLIAQHFYQMWLDNHVPSDSIESDWLNITLQFIEGARKEGCYKAFVAEIDGRAIASASCQLFAGLYPHILKPESRKYGYIWGVYVEPPHRRQGLAKKLTLCAIDHLKSLNCTRVILHASPPGKPVYSSLGFSESNEMRLDLL
- a CDS encoding tetratricopeptide repeat protein, coding for MFIFTELLNSVISSNEAMHYRYKAITVIGTAALLSGGTTAIYAQAQPLLFPQHSFPSTLIVAQSSAEELFNRGMEKYNQENYSGAFNDFTAAIRQDANLTKAYYSRGLARRKLGDNQGAIADYTELLKRNPQNADAYLNRGVVYADQKKYGEAIEDYTKALNLDQKNAIAYYNRGNARSALGNPRGAVEDYSKAIQLQPRDATAYVNRGNARVQLGETQEAIADFTKALGLNPNLVEAYYNRGIVRRRLGNIKEAIADYDQAIQRDPNNAAAYYNRAIARQQIGNPQAAIADYTEAISISPNFAKAYGNRGLLRYETGDARGAIEDLQASARLFSEQGLTADSQKALQLLRQLK
- the ribBA gene encoding bifunctional 3,4-dihydroxy-2-butanone-4-phosphate synthase/GTP cyclohydrolase II; this encodes MELSQSKEAQNRASSTQPFKFDAIDAALADLKAGRVVVVVDDESRENEGDLIGAAQFATPDMINFMAVNARGLICLALTGDRLDELDLPLMVSNNTDSNQTAFTVSIDAAPNMGVRTGISAEDRAVTIQVALNPATQPNDLRRPGHIFPLRAREGGVLKRAGHTEAGVDLARLAGLYPAGVICEIQNPDGSMARLPQLIEYAKTHQLKIISIADLISYRLNHERFVCRETIAELPTQFGNFQIYAYRNSLDQSEHVAIVKGDPAEFSDHSVMVRMHSECLTGDALGSMRCDCRMQLQAALKMIQNAGSGVVVYLRQEGRGIGLVNKLKAYSLQDMGLDTVEANERLGFPADLRDYGVGAQILNDLGVKKIRLITNNPRKIAGLKGYGLEVVDRVPLLIEANDYNSIYLATKAKKLGHMLLQTYLITVALHWQDEPESVTKRYERLEKLRHLAKTHDLLLQEETRPVGIALFGTPSLTVHLGFDQPNLASPDWYQQTGHPYVRAIAQILDALSAWPQLQYLEFMVSTGIDPLTGLQIQLDRQNFPASTLPSSVCHQLETQKIYSFQSGEG